aaaaaaatttaattttttgattaaataatttatttatttgaagtcTTTAAGCAATTCCCTAAGGCCTAGCATCCTAGGGTACTCGTTGGTAAGATTGATTCTATTGTActtttttgtgtaaatgaaaTATCATCGGCATgtaactgcagagactaatatCTCGAGAATTTTAGAATCTAAATGAGCGGCAAAGATTAGTTCTACTTTTGTAGAACCTATTTTAGTTCCttgtatttttattctttttaccTACGGGaatgtatttttatttgtttatgatCACCAAAACAATAATGCTAAATTCTTAATGTTTTAAAGTTTGGTTGAATATCGGTAAAATTTATTTAGTGCCCATCGGTCTTGGCCTCCAAGAGAGGatattcttttgaattttgtttgcATTTCTTTTATTAAGGGTCAAATTTTAATAATCAAACATCTCCAAATAGTTAAGCAAGTACTGACTACAGGTAGGTGTCACATAAGATTTCAACATACAAATGAAGAAGGAAAGGAAAGATGatggttgtgacttgtgagaaAGTTGTGACGAGGAAGAGGAAAATGCGCCATTGTTGCgagaaatattttattttatatgtatatatgaaCCAATCTTGAACATTAAATCATTGAATGATAGCAACAGACTCATTTTAATCCCCAAAACAAGATGCTCGGCCGACAGCgtaaaatgatcaaatattaTTGGATATATTGGTTACATAAACGTACACAAAGAGAGGATAGTGTTATTATATATACTTAAACTCGTTATAGCCAATCACAGTCATGTTTTACTCATTGAAACTAAAATCAGTTAAGAAACTAATTTCATTCATATATGATTTGTGATGAAACTAAAATTCCAACACTCTTGACAAGAAAGAAATCACAAAAGCAATGTTTTAGATTTATTCCATACATACACATAACATGATCCTTAGGCTTTTCACCTTCAAGCCATGCTGATGCTGGGCACATACTGCTTATTCTTTTTAGTCACCTGAAAAATCAAGGAGCATATGGCATTATGTAAAGTTAATAATGTGAAAAGATAATGTTGATTGGTACCAAAAGCAATTTATATCTCTTGCACTAAAAAACAATTATTCTATGTCTCTTTCACTCTTTTTTCTCTCCACCATAATAGTTTACACACCTTTTGAAGGAACATATTCTctcttttacttcttttttttccacTCCACCATAATATTATACTCTTTGAACGAACAACATTCATTTGTAAGAACAAAAGTTATTCTCTCACTCACTTCTTCACATTTTTACCTATCCACCATAGTATTATACTTTaaactttttttgttgttacatTATAGGTATGAAGTTTCCACTGCCATTTAGCGGCGACTAATCTTTGTCGAGGAACTTGGAGGTCACACAAGATAAGTTCTTCTATCCCAACCAAATTTCCTAAGTGATCAAACTCCTTACCACTTTCTTAAGGGGCTCAAGTCTCGTATCACTTGAATCGATCCATTGCtggtatattatatttttaacttttgtaCCAACATAAGTTCATTTGTGAAAGCAAATGTATTCTCTACCACAATGTTTGTTTTTACTCCTTTCTCATGTATGAGCAAAACTCATTTCATATTAACACTAGTAAGTAGCAAAACTCAATGAAAAAGTTGGCACAAAATTGAAAGGGAAAATTGTGATCTTTTGAATTAATACAACTACAATCTCACTTCGAAAGTTCTATGGCATTAGTCACATACAGGCTAGGCTTGGCCAAGGCTCAAGAAACCAAAGCTAGGATTGTTGtcctaaaaaaaatgtttattttgtatttctaattaatttttataaaagaaagaaataatttttagtataaaaagGGTCAAATTAAAACTTTCTCAGTTAATATAAAACACTCGGAATTTTCTTTAGGACTAACTCTTTCATTCACCGACCCTTTGTCACAAACAAATAACCAAAAATCAACATTCAACACATCATATTATATCAGTAACATATCATCAACACTATCCATCTATATGGAAATCACATAATCATTAATAAACTCATTTCTTCCCCTAATCATTCTAAACTCATTTCTTCATTCATATGTCCACAAAAAACTAATAAGTAATATTGAAGATTTGCATTCATTATAATTTCATAAGTACTTCATATTTAAGAAACAGGCAAGAGAGTGCAGTGCGATAAAATACCTAGTTAAGTACTTCACTGCGCAGGAGCATCTTGGATGAGCTTGAACTCTTGCACCTCCTTGAAGTTCTCCCAAGACTTTTCCCAAACCTTGGCTTCATAAACCTTTTTATTCGCCCCATCTTTTACCTCCAGAGTGATGTGGTGTAAGGTACCAGCAACCGTTTGCTGTTTTGCACTTATCACCCTTGCAAATTCCAGAAGTGCATTCTGCATAACAATCACCAACTAAATGatgaaaaatccaaa
This portion of the Trifolium pratense cultivar HEN17-A07 linkage group LG3, ARS_RC_1.1, whole genome shotgun sequence genome encodes:
- the LOC123916796 gene encoding cysteine proteinase inhibitor-like, coding for MNSNNNNSIIEEEKKREEKQKRMTTLGGARDVPGSQNSLEIDALARFAVEEHNKKQNALLEFARVISAKQQTVAGTLHHITLEVKDGANKKVYEAKVWEKSWENFKEVQEFKLIQDAPAQ